A stretch of DNA from Thermocrinis sp.:
ATTAATATGCAACTTCCTAACCTTTACGCCATCACCGATTCTACAAAGTACGGAAAAGATTTTGAGCAAACCCTTAGAAAGGTGTTGCAAAAGGGCGTTAGGATGGTCCAGCTAAGAGAAAAAAATAAGTCTGGCAGAGACTACTACCAGCTTGCCTTAAGGGTTAGGCAAATAACAAGGGAGTTTTCCGCTGTGCTTTTGATAAACGACCGAGTGGATATAGCTCTCGCAGTTTTGGCAGACGGTGTGCATCTGCCCACGAACGGCTTACCTCCAAGCGTGGTAAAGAGAATAGCCCCTGAGCTAATAGTTGGATACTCAGCCCACAGTTTGGAAGAGGCTTTATATGCCCAAAAGGAGGGAGCAGATTTTATAACGCTGAGCCCTATATTCCAAACCTCTTCCCATCCAGAAACAAAGCCCTTAGGCCTTTCTTACCTAAGAGAAGTAGCTTCAAAGGTTAGCATACCTGTGTACGCTTTGGGTGGTATTACCTGGGAGAAGATAAAGCTGTGCTACAAGAACGGAGCTTACGGGGTGGCGGGAATAACGCTGTTTTTATAGAGGCTCAAGGAAAGTGCAGTATATAGTTTTTAGCTTTCCGTTGAAATCTACCGTAGCTTTTTCTCCTTCTAACTTTACTATCCTTCCCTTCCCAAAAACTCTGTGGATCACATCCTGACCAACTTTTAGCTTTATACCACCAGCAAGCTCTGGCAAGGTGGGAACCTCTTTTTTGAACGCTGACAGGTCAAGAAGCCTTTTGTCTATGTCCGAAAGGAATCTGCTTGGCTTGTTGTTGTCTGTTTTTGTATAACTCATAAACAGCAGATCCTTAGCGCGGGTTATAGCCACGTAGAAGAGGCGCCTCTCTTCTTCTAACTCTCTAATATCACTTAAGCTTTTTTCGTGAGGTAGTATTCCTTCCTCAAGTCTTGGCAGAAAAACCACATCAAACTCAAGACCCTTGCTGGCATGGATAGTCATAATCTTTACTCCAGCCCTTTCCTCCTCGCTTCCTCCTACAAGGCTTATCTCCTCAAGCACTTCTTGTACGGTAGCTCCCTCTTTTTCTTTTTCCTTTAGGTATCTTAAAAGCTCCTTTACGTTTTCTTCCCTTTCCCACCAGTTTTTTGGATATCGTTCTTTGAGCCTTTCAAAAAATTCTATTTCTTGTAAAAACCCTTCTAAGCTTTCGGCATATTTGGTTAGATCTATCTTTTTGAGTTTTAGCAAAAACTGGTATAGAACATGAGCCTTTGAGGATGGGAGACTTTTTAGCGAAAGTTCGCAAGCTTTTAGCCAACTTTGGCTGTAAAACTTCTCTATGTGGTTCAAAGTGGCTTTGCCAATGCCATGCGTTGTAATTTCCAAAGCCCTCTCAAAGCTTAGCCTATCCTGCCCGTTTACCAAAACCTTCAGAAAGCTAAGGGCGTCCTTTATCTCTGCCCTTTCAAAAAACTTAACCTCTCCTACTACCTTGTAAGGAATGCCCGCACTAAAAAGGGTCCTCTCATAAACATCCGTCAGATAGCCTACCCTTAAGAGTATAGCCATCTGAGAAAAAGAATAAGATCTGCTAAGTTCCTTTATCTTTTCCGCTATCCACCTCGCCTCCTCCTGTTCCTTTGAAAACCTTCTAACCACAGGTTTTTCTTCTCCGCCGCGCACCGAAATCAGACGGGGGATAAGGTCCTTCCACTCCGCTTGGGATGCTAAAAGTACGCAGTTAGCAACCTCTATGATGTATCTTTTGGAGCGGTAGTTGTATTCCAGCTTTATAATCTCTGGATTAAAGTCGTGCATAAATCTTAGCATGTTTTCAGGTCTTGCGTACCTCCATTCGTAAATACACTGGTTTGGATCTCCCACCACGCACACGTTTTCCCTTGCTATATTCTTTAGAATCTCATATTGAACTGTATTCGTGTCCTGAAACTCATCCACTAATACATAATCAAACATCTCCTTTAAGTTTGTGACCTTGCACAACCTTAGAAATTCCCAAAGTAGGTCTGAAAAGTCCAAAAGGTTGTTGCTTCTGAGATAGCTTATGTATTCTTCAAAAAGTGGTTCCAAGTATGGA
This window harbors:
- the thiE gene encoding thiamine phosphate synthase yields the protein MQLPNLYAITDSTKYGKDFEQTLRKVLQKGVRMVQLREKNKSGRDYYQLALRVRQITREFSAVLLINDRVDIALAVLADGVHLPTNGLPPSVVKRIAPELIVGYSAHSLEEALYAQKEGADFITLSPIFQTSSHPETKPLGLSYLREVASKVSIPVYALGGITWEKIKLCYKNGAYGVAGITLFL
- a CDS encoding ATP-dependent helicase, yielding MDRLNLSQERVVKHFGSPLMVIAGAGSGKTKTLAHKVEFLLKEKHLDQKRILVITFTNKAAKEIAQRIEKVCSVRIEWVGTFHSVALKMLKEKGRLINIPRNFSVIDRQDSESIMKNLLKSKGLDLKVLDTLKAYMSHRREDLISNIDPYLEPLFEEYISYLRSNNLLDFSDLLWEFLRLCKVTNLKEMFDYVLVDEFQDTNTVQYEILKNIARENVCVVGDPNQCIYEWRYARPENMLRFMHDFNPEIIKLEYNYRSKRYIIEVANCVLLASQAEWKDLIPRLISVRGGEEKPVVRRFSKEQEEARWIAEKIKELSRSYSFSQMAILLRVGYLTDVYERTLFSAGIPYKVVGEVKFFERAEIKDALSFLKVLVNGQDRLSFERALEITTHGIGKATLNHIEKFYSQSWLKACELSLKSLPSSKAHVLYQFLLKLKKIDLTKYAESLEGFLQEIEFFERLKERYPKNWWEREENVKELLRYLKEKEKEGATVQEVLEEISLVGGSEEERAGVKIMTIHASKGLEFDVVFLPRLEEGILPHEKSLSDIRELEEERRLFYVAITRAKDLLFMSYTKTDNNKPSRFLSDIDKRLLDLSAFKKEVPTLPELAGGIKLKVGQDVIHRVFGKGRIVKLEGEKATVDFNGKLKTIYCTFLEPL